The following proteins are co-located in the Bradyrhizobium sp. AZCC 2176 genome:
- a CDS encoding Rieske (2Fe-2S) protein: MADERTETAALQGDRQWIPVCGLSRLISQTIVCVRVTGLDLILVWSEGRAVACERMCPHEQADLSLGHLSGGRLFCPRHAASFDLRSGQISYGWPSRPLRLYPLRITDDRVWMDAGAIKALMP, from the coding sequence TTGGCGGATGAGCGGACCGAAACGGCGGCGTTGCAGGGCGACAGGCAATGGATCCCGGTCTGCGGGCTCAGCAGGCTGATTTCACAGACGATCGTCTGCGTCCGCGTGACCGGGCTCGATTTGATCTTGGTCTGGAGCGAAGGACGCGCGGTAGCCTGCGAACGGATGTGCCCGCACGAACAGGCTGACCTCAGCCTCGGACACTTGTCGGGAGGACGCCTGTTCTGTCCCCGTCACGCCGCCTCATTCGATCTCCGTAGCGGGCAGATTTCCTACGGCTGGCCGAGCCGGCCGCTGCGGCTATACCCGCTCCGGATCACCGACGATCGGGTCTGGATGGACGCAGGCGCGATCAAGGCGCTGATGCCGTAG
- a CDS encoding SAM hydrolase/SAM-dependent halogenase family protein yields MIALFTDFGLHGPYTGQMKAVLHQMAPGIPIIDLFADAPVGNPKASAYLLAAYAAWFPVRAVFLCVVDPGVGGTRPSIFLEADGRWYIGPGNGLFELIQRRAQETRSWDIDWKPKHLSASFHGRDLFAPVAAMLARGDPPPGRPRHDGADRREDWPDDLCEIVYVDHYGNAMTGLRAAMLPPGARLTAVGRVLDRARTFSDLPPGAAFWYENSNGLAEIAVNQGRADRDLGLAIGSPVEFVA; encoded by the coding sequence ATGATTGCACTGTTCACGGATTTTGGGTTGCACGGCCCGTATACGGGTCAGATGAAGGCGGTGCTGCACCAGATGGCGCCGGGTATACCCATTATCGACCTCTTCGCCGATGCGCCAGTCGGCAATCCCAAGGCATCGGCGTATCTGTTGGCGGCCTATGCTGCATGGTTTCCGGTGCGAGCCGTCTTTCTCTGCGTTGTCGATCCCGGCGTCGGCGGGACGCGGCCATCCATTTTTCTCGAGGCCGACGGCCGCTGGTATATCGGCCCCGGCAACGGCTTGTTTGAGTTGATCCAGCGCAGAGCTCAAGAGACGCGCAGCTGGGACATCGACTGGAAGCCGAAGCATCTCTCGGCCAGCTTTCACGGGCGCGACCTCTTCGCCCCAGTGGCAGCTATGCTGGCGCGCGGTGATCCGCCCCCCGGCCGGCCACGTCACGATGGCGCAGATCGCAGGGAAGACTGGCCGGATGACCTCTGCGAGATCGTTTACGTCGATCACTACGGCAATGCGATGACCGGGCTGAGGGCGGCTATGCTGCCGCCCGGCGCCAGGCTCACCGCGGTGGGTCGGGTTCTGGACCGCGCGAGAACCTTCAGTGATCTGCCGCCAGGCGCGGCTTTCTGGTATGAGAACTCCAACGGGCTTGCCGAAATTGCCGTCAATCAGGGGCGGGCGGACCGCGATCTCGGTCTTGCCATCGGCAGTCCGGTCGAGTTTGTCGCATGA
- a CDS encoding branched-chain amino acid ABC transporter permease, whose product MSEFLQHLVNVLVLGGTYALLGIGLTLIFGIMNVVNFTHGVLYTFGAYIMFIVVHQLGVNFFLALPLAVVAGWLLGAAVELTLLRPLRGSDIDTTMLVMIGAWIAMQSGALWIWGGVAKSVSTPFPESPLVLGPASVSWLQLFVLAAAAMLIVVTYLLINRTKLGCAMRATFQDQDTASLMGVNVDLIYTSTFAIGSSLAAAAGALLGPVYVIFPQMGDLAAVKAFAIVILGGLGNITGAVIGGFILALAEELGAGYVSSGYRDAMGFLIIIAVLIFKPTGLFARSERVG is encoded by the coding sequence TTGAGCGAATTTCTGCAACATCTGGTCAACGTGCTAGTGCTCGGCGGCACCTATGCGCTGTTGGGCATAGGTCTCACCTTGATCTTCGGCATCATGAACGTCGTGAATTTCACGCATGGGGTGCTGTATACATTCGGCGCCTACATCATGTTCATCGTGGTGCATCAGCTCGGGGTTAACTTCTTCCTGGCGCTGCCGCTCGCTGTTGTCGCCGGCTGGCTTCTTGGCGCGGCGGTCGAACTGACCTTGCTGCGACCGCTGCGCGGCTCCGACATCGACACGACGATGTTGGTCATGATCGGTGCCTGGATCGCGATGCAGTCCGGCGCCCTGTGGATCTGGGGCGGCGTGGCGAAATCGGTATCGACGCCGTTTCCCGAATCGCCGCTGGTGCTGGGTCCGGCATCCGTGTCCTGGTTGCAGTTGTTCGTGCTCGCCGCGGCCGCGATGCTGATCGTCGTTACCTATCTCCTGATCAACAGGACAAAACTCGGTTGCGCGATGCGGGCGACGTTTCAGGATCAGGACACCGCCTCGCTGATGGGCGTTAATGTCGACCTGATCTACACCTCGACGTTTGCGATCGGTTCGAGCCTTGCCGCCGCGGCGGGTGCGCTGCTCGGTCCGGTCTACGTGATCTTCCCGCAAATGGGTGATCTCGCCGCTGTTAAGGCATTCGCGATCGTGATCCTCGGCGGGCTTGGGAACATCACCGGCGCGGTCATCGGCGGCTTCATTCTGGCATTGGCGGAGGAACTGGGTGCCGGCTATGTCTCATCGGGATATCGCGACGCCATGGGCTTTTTGATCATTATCGCGGTTCTGATCTTCAAGCCGACCGGACTTTTCGCTCGCTCGGAGCGGGTTGGATGA
- a CDS encoding alpha/beta hydrolase — MATKDRPSDPRPNWAALSQAERDAAYDNNAAVRNSAALIAERNRLSETLRASRKSFLDMPYGDREKTKIDLYPAAEKTAPCLVFLHGGYWQRNSREVFAMLVEGVAAHGWSVAIPGYSLAPDASLTEIVTEISRSLDWLAQNGESYGISGPVVLSGWSAGAHLVAMALDHPRVAAGLAISGVYDLVPIRDTGLNNALKLTDQEITRLSPLRLPAVHKRLDIAYGMAELPALVFDSIKLHEARIAAGAPGKLFPIEGADHFSILSELRRPDGALVDIARKLVG, encoded by the coding sequence ATGGCGACGAAGGATAGGCCTTCAGATCCTCGGCCGAACTGGGCCGCGCTTTCCCAAGCGGAGCGCGACGCTGCATATGACAACAACGCAGCGGTAAGGAACAGTGCAGCGCTGATCGCGGAAAGAAACCGGTTGTCCGAAACGCTTCGTGCCAGCCGAAAATCGTTTCTGGATATGCCGTATGGCGACCGCGAAAAGACGAAGATCGATCTCTATCCGGCCGCCGAGAAGACAGCTCCCTGCTTGGTTTTCCTGCATGGCGGTTACTGGCAGCGCAATTCGCGCGAAGTGTTTGCCATGCTGGTCGAAGGCGTCGCGGCCCATGGCTGGTCGGTTGCCATTCCCGGATATTCGCTGGCCCCAGACGCGTCGCTGACGGAGATCGTGACAGAGATATCCCGGTCGCTCGATTGGTTGGCCCAAAACGGAGAGTCATACGGCATCTCCGGGCCCGTCGTACTCTCGGGCTGGTCGGCCGGCGCCCATCTCGTCGCAATGGCGCTCGATCATCCGCGCGTCGCCGCGGGACTGGCGATTTCCGGCGTGTACGATCTTGTACCCATCCGCGATACGGGGCTCAACAATGCGCTGAAGCTGACCGACCAGGAAATCACAAGACTTTCGCCGCTTCGCCTTCCCGCCGTCCACAAGCGCCTCGACATCGCCTACGGCATGGCCGAACTGCCGGCGCTGGTTTTCGATTCAATCAAGCTTCATGAAGCGCGCATTGCCGCGGGCGCGCCGGGCAAGCTTTTTCCGATCGAAGGCGCAGACCATTTCAGTATCCTCAGCGAGCTGCGGCGTCCTGACGGCGCACTGGTCGATATCGCCCGAAAGCTGGTCGGGTAG
- a CDS encoding ABC transporter ATP-binding protein: MLEIRDMVCGYGGVTALRGISLEVKAGQLVALIGTNGAGKSTTLRAISGLVAPRSGSMLFEGKDIAGAKPPRVVASGIAHCPEGRRVFPRMTVEENLDMGAYLRTKSAEISEDRARIYAEFPRLAERRKQAAGTLSGGEQQMLAIGRALMSRPRLIMFDEPSLGLAPNIVERTFAIIRGIRDAGTTVLLVEQNAFAALEMCDHAYLLEGGRIVLSATGADMIENEHVRKAYLGG, from the coding sequence GTGCTTGAAATCCGCGATATGGTATGCGGCTATGGTGGTGTTACGGCCTTGCGCGGCATTTCGCTGGAGGTCAAGGCCGGGCAGCTCGTCGCCTTGATCGGTACCAACGGCGCCGGCAAGAGCACCACGCTGCGCGCCATCTCCGGGCTGGTTGCGCCGCGTTCCGGATCGATGTTGTTCGAGGGCAAGGATATCGCAGGCGCCAAGCCACCGCGCGTGGTGGCCAGCGGGATCGCGCATTGTCCCGAAGGACGGCGGGTATTTCCGCGCATGACGGTCGAGGAAAATCTCGATATGGGTGCCTATCTGCGCACCAAATCCGCGGAGATATCGGAGGACCGCGCTCGGATCTATGCCGAGTTTCCGCGCCTTGCCGAGCGGAGAAAGCAGGCTGCCGGCACCCTGTCGGGCGGTGAGCAGCAAATGCTGGCGATCGGCCGGGCGCTGATGTCACGTCCACGCCTGATTATGTTCGACGAGCCTTCCCTTGGGCTCGCGCCCAACATCGTCGAGCGAACTTTTGCGATCATCCGCGGCATTCGCGATGCCGGCACGACGGTGCTGCTGGTGGAGCAGAACGCGTTTGCGGCGCTCGAAATGTGCGATCACGCCTATCTGCTGGAAGGTGGCCGCATCGTTCTCTCAGCGACTGGCGCCGATATGATCGAGAACGAGCACGTTCGGAAGGCCTATCTTGGCGGATGA
- the pncA gene encoding bifunctional nicotinamidase/pyrazinamidase, whose amino-acid sequence MQIRPGNDDLLLIIDVQNDFCPGGALAVADGEAVVPVINRLAQRFDHVVLTQDWHPPGHSSFVTSHPGASPFESVAMPYGPQTLWPDHCVQGTAGAAFHPELVVDRAELILRKGFRPEIDSYSAFFENDRRTPTGLAGYLRDRGLRRIFLAGLATDYCVHYSAVDARRLGFDTVLVEAGCRAIDLAGSLDAAWAGMAAVGVQRVNDL is encoded by the coding sequence ATGCAGATACGACCAGGCAACGATGATTTGCTGCTGATAATCGATGTGCAGAACGATTTCTGCCCTGGCGGCGCGCTAGCCGTTGCCGATGGCGAAGCTGTGGTGCCGGTCATCAATCGTCTCGCCCAACGCTTCGACCATGTGGTGCTGACCCAGGACTGGCATCCGCCAGGCCACAGCTCTTTCGTCACGTCGCATCCGGGAGCGAGCCCCTTCGAAAGTGTCGCCATGCCATACGGTCCGCAAACCCTTTGGCCCGATCATTGCGTCCAGGGCACCGCCGGGGCGGCGTTTCATCCAGAACTCGTGGTCGACCGGGCAGAGTTGATACTCCGGAAAGGCTTCCGCCCCGAAATCGACTCTTATTCTGCGTTTTTTGAAAACGACCGGCGCACGCCTACCGGCTTGGCGGGTTATTTGCGCGACCGCGGTCTGCGGCGAATCTTCCTGGCCGGACTCGCCACCGATTATTGCGTCCACTATTCCGCCGTGGACGCACGCCGGCTCGGCTTCGATACAGTGCTTGTTGAGGCCGGATGCAGGGCCATCGATCTGGCGGGCTCGCTCGACGCGGCCTGGGCCGGGATGGCCGCCGTCGGCGTGCAGCGTGTCAACGATCTTTAG
- a CDS encoding ABC transporter ATP-binding protein, whose protein sequence is MKTVPATALRVEKVAVHFGGLVALSDMNFTVGEGEIVSLIGPNGAGKTTAFNVVTGFLDPTRGAASYRGTALNGLKPHQIADLGLIRTFQRTSVFPNDTVYDNLLVGLHRQGRVSLLEAVLGLPRARSSQRRLRERAGELVEWVGLERRAHDLAGSLSYGEQRLVGVALALAAEPSMLLLDEPVSGMNASETHTFVQLVRNIRDRGVTILLVEHDMPMVMSVSDRIVVLNYGRIIAEGSPDVIRNDPAVIEAYLGQGATRA, encoded by the coding sequence GTGAAGACGGTTCCCGCGACGGCTTTGAGGGTGGAAAAGGTCGCCGTGCATTTCGGGGGGCTCGTTGCGCTCTCGGACATGAATTTCACGGTCGGCGAAGGCGAGATCGTCAGCCTGATCGGACCTAACGGTGCTGGCAAGACGACAGCGTTCAATGTCGTTACCGGCTTCCTGGATCCAACCCGTGGCGCTGCGAGCTATCGCGGGACGGCGCTCAATGGATTGAAGCCGCATCAGATCGCCGACCTGGGATTGATCCGGACCTTCCAGCGCACCAGCGTTTTTCCGAACGACACCGTTTATGACAATCTGCTGGTCGGGCTGCACCGTCAGGGCAGGGTGAGCCTGCTCGAGGCCGTTCTGGGCCTGCCGCGCGCGCGGTCTTCGCAGCGGCGCTTGCGGGAACGCGCCGGTGAACTCGTCGAATGGGTTGGGCTCGAACGCCGCGCCCACGATCTTGCCGGCTCGCTGTCCTATGGCGAGCAGCGTCTTGTCGGCGTGGCGCTGGCGCTGGCGGCCGAGCCGTCGATGCTGCTGCTCGACGAGCCGGTCTCCGGCATGAATGCCTCCGAAACCCATACCTTCGTGCAGTTGGTCCGCAACATCCGCGATCGCGGTGTCACCATCCTGCTCGTCGAGCACGACATGCCGATGGTGATGAGTGTTTCGGATCGGATCGTGGTGTTGAACTACGGCCGGATCATTGCCGAGGGTTCACCGGACGTGATCCGGAACGATCCAGCCGTCATCGAGGCCTATCTCGGGCAGGGAGCGACACGTGCTTGA
- a CDS encoding adenosine-specific kinase, translated as MELTVVPIVKPDDANFIFGQSHFIKTVEDLHEALVGAVPGIRFGLAFCEASGKRLVRWSGNDEPALTLARDNALAIGAGHTFLIFLGDGFFPVNVLAAVRAVPEVCRIYCATANPTQVIVAQTELGRGVLGVVDGASPLGVETDADIAWRKDLLRKIGYKL; from the coding sequence ATGGAACTCACCGTGGTGCCCATCGTCAAGCCGGACGACGCCAACTTCATCTTCGGCCAGTCGCATTTCATCAAGACCGTGGAGGACCTCCACGAGGCGCTGGTGGGCGCGGTTCCGGGCATCCGCTTCGGGCTGGCCTTCTGCGAGGCCTCTGGCAAGCGGCTGGTGCGCTGGTCGGGCAATGACGAACCCGCCCTTACCCTCGCACGCGACAACGCATTGGCCATCGGCGCCGGCCACACTTTCCTGATCTTTCTGGGCGACGGGTTCTTTCCCGTCAACGTACTGGCTGCGGTGCGCGCGGTGCCCGAGGTCTGCCGCATCTATTGCGCGACGGCCAACCCGACACAGGTGATCGTCGCACAAACGGAGCTCGGCCGAGGCGTGCTCGGCGTGGTGGATGGCGCCTCGCCGCTGGGTGTCGAAACCGACGCCGACATTGCGTGGCGGAAGGACCTGCTGCGAAAGATCGGCTACAAGCTGTAG
- a CDS encoding AMP-binding protein, whose translation MAVGGSFDTFPKLLARNAARFSSRPAFRHKDLGIWQTWTWAQVAEIVRAYAAGLHRLGLQPGDTIAIVGSNRPKLYWTLMAAQVLRAIPVPVYSDAVADELAYVLAHADVRFVAAQDQEQVDKVFSVSDRVPHLHKVVYDEPRGLDDYDHDRLIGIRDVIEDGRTALAASAALGRQIDEFIRQGEGSDISIILYTSGTTGASKGVMLSARGCIDAATDTVRFDSLTDKDVALAYLPLAWVGDHYLNYAQGIVAGFCMACPESSETIEQDRREIGPTFYFAPPRGFEAMLTRVMIRMEDAAAIKRRMFNYFLGIARRYGESILTGKSVPLSGRLLYAVGRLMVYEPLKNVLGLSRVRVAYTAGEAIGPDLFAFYRSIGLNLKQLYGQTEAFLYVTCQPDGEIYSDTVGPAAPNVDIRIAETGEVQFHSPGMFVGYFKDQAKTAEAMTSDGYVKTGDAGFFDEKTGHLKIIDRAKDVGRLAGGTMFAPKYLENKLKFFPNIKEAVVYGDSRDFVCAFLNIDPVAVANWAERNNIAYGSYQELAGHPLVYDMVAKDVAEVNRSLAEGKVLAGAQIRRFLILHKELDADDGELTRTQKVRRGFIAERYAPLVTALYDGSHEADISTEVTFEDGRKGVIAARVRIRDVETIGAAEPLGRAA comes from the coding sequence ATGGCCGTTGGCGGATCGTTTGACACGTTCCCCAAGCTGCTGGCGCGAAATGCCGCGCGGTTTAGCAGCCGTCCTGCGTTTCGGCACAAGGATCTCGGCATCTGGCAGACGTGGACCTGGGCCCAAGTCGCAGAGATCGTGCGCGCTTACGCTGCGGGCTTGCATCGGCTTGGACTGCAGCCGGGAGACACGATCGCCATCGTTGGTTCCAACCGGCCGAAGCTCTATTGGACGCTGATGGCAGCGCAGGTGCTGCGCGCGATTCCGGTTCCGGTTTATTCGGATGCAGTGGCTGACGAGCTTGCTTATGTCCTCGCTCACGCTGACGTGAGGTTTGTTGCGGCGCAAGATCAAGAGCAGGTCGACAAGGTCTTTTCTGTATCCGACCGGGTGCCGCATCTCCACAAGGTCGTCTATGACGAGCCGCGTGGCCTCGATGACTACGATCACGACCGGTTGATCGGAATCCGCGATGTCATCGAAGATGGCCGAACCGCGCTTGCGGCCAGCGCGGCGCTCGGCAGGCAGATCGATGAGTTCATTCGGCAGGGTGAAGGTTCTGACATCTCGATCATCCTCTACACCTCGGGAACGACCGGCGCGTCGAAGGGCGTCATGCTGTCGGCGCGAGGCTGCATCGACGCTGCGACTGACACCGTCAGGTTTGACAGCCTGACCGACAAGGACGTGGCGCTCGCCTACCTGCCGCTCGCCTGGGTTGGTGATCATTACCTCAACTATGCACAGGGCATTGTCGCCGGATTCTGCATGGCGTGTCCCGAGAGCAGTGAGACGATCGAACAGGATCGGCGCGAGATCGGACCAACCTTCTATTTCGCCCCGCCGCGTGGATTCGAGGCCATGCTGACGCGGGTGATGATCCGCATGGAGGACGCTGCAGCCATTAAGCGGCGCATGTTCAACTACTTCCTTGGCATTGCGCGGCGGTATGGCGAGTCGATTTTGACCGGAAAGTCGGTGCCGCTGTCTGGCCGGCTGCTCTATGCGGTCGGGCGTTTGATGGTCTACGAGCCCCTCAAGAACGTTCTTGGCCTGTCTCGCGTGCGCGTCGCCTACACTGCAGGCGAGGCCATCGGTCCGGATCTGTTCGCGTTCTACCGCTCGATCGGATTAAACCTGAAGCAATTGTACGGCCAGACCGAAGCGTTCCTTTACGTTACCTGCCAGCCGGACGGTGAGATCTACTCCGATACGGTCGGCCCGGCTGCACCGAACGTCGACATCCGCATTGCGGAAACAGGCGAAGTGCAGTTTCACTCGCCGGGCATGTTCGTTGGATACTTCAAGGATCAGGCAAAGACCGCGGAGGCCATGACGTCCGACGGCTACGTCAAGACCGGCGACGCCGGTTTCTTCGACGAGAAGACCGGGCACCTGAAGATCATCGATCGCGCAAAGGATGTTGGTCGGCTGGCTGGCGGCACGATGTTTGCGCCGAAGTATCTTGAGAACAAGTTGAAGTTTTTTCCCAACATCAAGGAAGCGGTCGTTTATGGCGACTCCAGGGATTTCGTTTGCGCCTTCCTTAATATCGACCCGGTCGCTGTGGCGAACTGGGCCGAACGCAACAACATCGCATACGGTTCCTATCAGGAGCTGGCGGGGCATCCGCTGGTCTACGACATGGTGGCGAAAGATGTTGCCGAGGTGAACCGCTCCCTCGCGGAGGGAAAGGTGCTGGCGGGTGCGCAGATTCGTCGCTTTCTCATTCTGCATAAGGAACTCGACGCAGACGATGGCGAATTGACCCGCACGCAGAAGGTTCGCCGCGGGTTCATCGCCGAGCGATATGCGCCACTTGTCACGGCGCTCTACGACGGTTCGCATGAAGCCGACATTTCCACCGAGGTCACTTTTGAGGACGGCCGCAAAGGCGTGATCGCGGCACGGGTCAGGATCCGCGACGTGGAAACAATTGGTGCGGCGGAACCTTTGGGGAGAGCCGCATGA
- a CDS encoding DUF2905 domain-containing protein, which yields MSISRLLIIFGLSLVALGLLWPVINKIGLGRLPGDIVIERDNLRVYIPLATSLLVSVILSLILWLANR from the coding sequence ATGTCGATCTCGCGTCTGCTCATCATCTTCGGCTTGTCGCTCGTTGCGCTTGGGCTGCTATGGCCAGTGATCAACAAGATCGGCTTGGGCCGGTTGCCCGGCGACATTGTCATCGAGCGCGACAACCTCCGCGTTTATATCCCGCTCGCAACATCGCTGCTGGTCAGCGTGATCCTTTCCCTGATCCTATGGCTCGCTAACCGTTAG
- a CDS encoding amidase, protein MRASPDYSRRRFLHAGAAATVVAAATTPVRAAAQAGTQPPPSTATAPRILRKPPLPELERIAKSYNLALSRDDLTSFRNLMDGVLASYRRLDQFAEPTLAVKYPRDAGFRPPASDNRLNAWYWRCSIKGAASGPLAGKKIAIKDNVCVAGIPMMNGSNVLEGYVPDVDATIVTRILDAGGEIVGKAVCEHLCFSGGSHTSDTGPVLNPHDPKRSAGGSSSGSAALVVAGECDMAIGGDQGGSIRIPSSFCGAVGHKPTHGLVPYTGVFPIELTLDHTGPIARTAGDAARLLEVLAGADGLDPRQPAGLRMEAYTKQLTGDARGLRIGILKEGFGWPNSEPDVDAMVREAAQRLTRAGGTVIEVSIPLHRDGIHIWNAIAVEGATALMVAGNSMGTNWKGHYTTSLLDFYGRSRRVRANDLSETVKLVVLLGQYMQDNYQGRYYAKAQNLARVLSAAYDEQLKGVDLLLMPTLPLKATLLPPPDASREDYVARALEMISNTCPFDVTGHPAVSVPAGVSAGLPVGMMLVGRHWEDGTVLRAADAFQIVG, encoded by the coding sequence ATGAGAGCCTCGCCAGACTATTCGCGTCGTCGCTTCCTTCATGCCGGCGCAGCAGCAACCGTTGTCGCTGCGGCGACAACGCCCGTTCGTGCGGCCGCTCAGGCGGGTACGCAGCCGCCACCCTCGACCGCGACGGCGCCGCGGATTCTGCGCAAGCCACCGCTGCCTGAATTGGAGCGCATCGCCAAATCCTACAACTTGGCTCTCAGCCGCGACGATCTGACGTCGTTTCGCAACCTCATGGACGGCGTGCTGGCGTCGTACCGTCGCCTCGACCAGTTCGCGGAGCCGACATTGGCGGTGAAGTACCCGCGGGACGCGGGGTTCCGTCCACCCGCCTCGGACAATCGGCTCAACGCTTGGTACTGGAGGTGCTCGATCAAGGGCGCAGCTTCGGGGCCTCTCGCGGGCAAGAAAATCGCCATCAAAGACAATGTGTGCGTCGCCGGCATCCCGATGATGAACGGTTCCAATGTGCTGGAGGGCTACGTCCCCGACGTGGACGCGACCATTGTGACCCGCATCCTCGATGCCGGTGGGGAGATCGTCGGCAAGGCCGTGTGCGAGCATCTTTGCTTCTCGGGCGGTAGCCATACCTCCGACACTGGGCCCGTGCTCAATCCTCACGATCCGAAGCGATCTGCCGGAGGCTCCTCCAGCGGCAGCGCGGCGCTCGTCGTCGCCGGCGAGTGCGACATGGCCATCGGGGGCGACCAGGGAGGGTCGATCCGAATTCCCAGCTCTTTCTGCGGAGCGGTTGGCCACAAGCCCACGCACGGGCTTGTGCCATACACAGGTGTTTTCCCGATTGAATTAACACTTGATCATACCGGGCCCATTGCCCGTACCGCCGGCGATGCCGCCCGGCTTCTCGAGGTGCTCGCCGGGGCCGACGGCCTCGACCCGCGCCAACCGGCGGGACTGCGTATGGAAGCCTATACCAAGCAACTCACCGGCGACGCCCGCGGCCTGCGGATCGGGATCCTTAAGGAAGGGTTTGGCTGGCCCAATTCCGAGCCCGATGTCGACGCCATGGTGCGCGAGGCGGCGCAGCGCTTGACGCGAGCGGGGGGAACCGTGATCGAGGTATCGATCCCCCTCCACCGCGACGGAATCCATATCTGGAATGCTATCGCCGTCGAGGGCGCCACGGCGCTGATGGTCGCGGGCAACAGCATGGGGACCAACTGGAAAGGGCACTACACGACTTCGCTGCTGGACTTCTACGGCCGGAGCCGGCGGGTGCGCGCCAACGACCTTTCGGAGACCGTCAAGCTCGTTGTCCTGCTCGGCCAGTACATGCAGGACAATTACCAGGGCCGCTACTACGCGAAGGCCCAAAACCTCGCGCGCGTGCTAAGCGCCGCCTACGATGAGCAACTCAAAGGCGTCGATCTCCTGCTCATGCCGACGTTACCTTTGAAGGCCACGCTACTCCCACCGCCGGACGCGAGCCGCGAGGACTACGTTGCGCGGGCACTCGAGATGATTTCCAACACTTGCCCGTTCGACGTCACTGGCCATCCTGCCGTCTCGGTTCCGGCAGGCGTGTCGGCAGGGCTCCCTGTTGGCATGATGCTGGTCGGACGCCATTGGGAGGACGGCACGGTGTTGCGTGCGGCTGACGCGTTCCAGATCGTCGGGTAG
- a CDS encoding branched-chain amino acid ABC transporter permease yields the protein MKSGIAILTVVAFASVPLWLRDPYLMNALITTGIFIIGAMSLNLLLGFTGQLSLGHIAFFGIGAYVSALTSLGFDVGLPFGIRIVHVPWPPIAGFVLAIVVAGLCGYLVGLLSFRVRGAYFVIVTISFAEVVRLVALNWVELTQGPLALTNIPSITIGLPGLGDLSLRTKLQNYYLVLTVAVITHLLISRLVHSHFGRAMRGLMENETLAVSVGIDVTKTLTLAAVISAGIAGAAGSLYAHYIRIIDPEVFAFINTVTMVIMVIAGGKGSLAGPIVGGMIFGLLPVFLRPIMAPEAQWIAYGGVLIVILFVLPLGIVPSLALRFAKRRERIEPIAPVAFSERDAKEHA from the coding sequence ATGAAGTCAGGGATCGCCATTCTCACGGTCGTCGCGTTTGCATCGGTACCGCTCTGGCTGCGCGATCCGTATCTCATGAACGCGCTGATCACGACCGGCATCTTCATCATCGGCGCGATGAGCCTCAATCTGCTGCTCGGGTTCACCGGCCAGCTCAGCCTCGGTCACATCGCGTTCTTCGGCATTGGCGCCTATGTGAGCGCATTGACGTCGCTTGGTTTTGACGTCGGCTTGCCCTTCGGCATCCGCATCGTTCACGTTCCCTGGCCGCCGATAGCGGGCTTCGTGTTGGCCATCGTCGTTGCTGGATTATGCGGATATCTCGTGGGGCTGCTCTCGTTTCGCGTGCGCGGCGCCTATTTCGTGATCGTGACGATTTCCTTCGCCGAAGTGGTCCGGCTGGTGGCGCTGAATTGGGTCGAACTGACGCAGGGCCCGCTTGCGCTGACCAATATCCCCTCGATTACAATCGGATTGCCAGGTCTCGGAGATCTCAGCCTCCGCACCAAGCTGCAGAACTATTACCTCGTGCTTACCGTCGCGGTCATTACCCATCTGCTGATCTCGCGCCTCGTCCATTCCCATTTCGGCCGCGCCATGCGCGGGCTGATGGAAAACGAAACGCTGGCGGTATCAGTCGGCATCGACGTGACGAAGACGCTCACTTTGGCGGCCGTGATCTCGGCAGGGATCGCCGGCGCAGCGGGCAGTCTCTACGCGCACTACATCCGGATCATCGATCCCGAGGTGTTTGCCTTCATCAACACGGTGACGATGGTGATCATGGTCATCGCCGGTGGCAAGGGCTCGCTCGCCGGTCCTATCGTCGGCGGCATGATCTTCGGACTGCTGCCTGTGTTCTTGCGCCCGATCATGGCGCCGGAGGCGCAATGGATCGCCTATGGCGGCGTACTGATCGTCATTCTGTTCGTATTGCCGCTCGGCATCGTGCCGTCGCTGGCCCTGCGATTTGCGAAGCGGCGGGAACGGATTGAACCGATTGCCCCGGTCGCGTTTTCCGAGCGCGACGCCAAGGAGCATGCGTGA